The sequence CATTAAAAACTCTCCCTAAACAACTTTCAATTGCTAAAAACATGGAAAAAACCATTAAATCATTAGATGAAAATCCGGAAAATCCCAGAATGCACATGGATTCAGAATTTAAGGATGGATTTGAAAATTATGCAAGTTCACTGGGAATAAATAAAATTGGATATGTGGATGTTCCTTCTGATTTAATATTCCAAGATAGATCCATTTTATTTAAAAAAGCCATTGTATTGACCATGAAAATGGATGAAGATGCCGTAAATATGGCCCCCAGCCCACAAACCCAGGCAGATGGAATCGTAACCTATGAGGAATTAGGTAAAAAAACCAACCTCCTGGCCCAGTATCTGCGAAAAAATGGTTTTTCATCACACCCCAGTCATCCAGCAGGAGGATTAGTAGTATACACCAAATTAGCAAAAGAAGCTGGCTGGGAAATATTGGAAGACATGGATTATTAATAACTCCCGAATTAGGGCCTAGACAAAGAATATCCGCCCTGTTTACAAGTGCAGAAAACCTACCAGACACTTCATCTGATGCCCATCTGTGGATTAGTGAATTTTGTGCGAGTTGTGGTAAGTGCATAAAAAAATGTCCTGGGCAAGCTATTGTAGAAAAAAATACTCCTCAAGGATTAAAAACAAAAATAATTACTGATTTATGTCATGGATGCACCATCTGTATGAAAGAATGTAGTTTTAACCGATTAGGATATCAAAAAATAGAAAATAATTTCCATTCCTAAATTTATAAAATATTTTAATTAAATTCACAATTAGTGTATTTTTTTACACTTGAAGTGCATGTCTAAATTTGAATAAAAATTTAGTCCCAGATAATAGCCATAATCAAATTTAAAAAATTTATTATTAAACATGATTAATACTAAACAGTGATTCACATGAAAATGAAAGTATTAGCAATAATGGGGAGTCCTAGAAAAAGAGGAAATACCTATCAGGCCACTCAAGAACTGGAAAAAGAAATGCGGAAACTGGGTGATGTTAAATTTGAATATCTCTTTTTGCAGGATGCCCATCTGGAAATGTGTAGAGGTTGTTTTAACTGCTTGAGTCGCGGAGAAGAGTTTTGTTCCTTAAAAGATGACCGCGAAGATATTGAAAAGAGAATTTTAGAAGCGGATGGGGTGATATTTGCATCACCAGTGTACTGTCAAATGGTTAGCGGCTTAATGAAAAATTTTATTGACCGATTTGCTTATATTTTTCACCGACCGGTTTTTTTCAAACAAAGAGCCCTGGCAATTTGCACCACCGCAGGTTCAGGTGCTAATGAAACTCTAAAATATCTGGAAACACTACATATATGGGGTTTTGGTAAAATGAATAAATTAGGAATCATTATTCCGCCATGGCCCATGAGTGAAGCTTTGAAAAAGAAAAATCAACGAAATATTGAAAAATCAGCTCATGAATTTTATAAAAGCCTTGAAAAAGGTGGTATGGCCCGCCCTACATTTAACGAGTACGTTCATTTCCGTTTCATGAAATTTACATCTAGTATGGGAGAATACTTCCCCGCAGATCATGAATTTTACCAAGATAAAGATAGTTATTTTTATCCACTTAAAATAAGTCCTTTTAAAAGAATTGGCGTCACTATAATGATGAAAATAGTTTTATTTTTAATGAGAGATATGGGGCCTGCTGAAAATTGAGAATTAATGACATTAAGGAGATTTCATGCTAAAAAATTCTTCAAAATCATCTGAAATTCCAATAAATCAAAATAATCTTAATCAAAATAATCCTGATTTATCTGGAGAAAAAATAAAAATTCTTTTGGTAGGATATAATGGGGCCAATAATACTGGCTCTGAAGCCAGACTTCATGCAATTATAGCTGATTTAAAGGAAATTTTAGGGGAAAATGTAGAGATTACCGTGCCCACACTCAATCAAGAAAATCTCCGAAGGTATCTAAAAGAAACTGAAAACATTAAAATTGTTCCTTTACCTTCCATTTACTTTTTCACCATGCGCAAGCTGGTTAAAGAACATGACATTGTAATTTTAGTAGAAGGTAGTTGTTACATGGATACCTGGACTTCCGCTCTTCTTTGGGCCTTTTTATGGGCCACTAAATGTGCCGATGATTTTAAAAAGTCGTCAATGGCCTATGCCGTTGATGCTGGGAAATTATCTTCCCTTAATAAACGATTAGTTAAAAGAGAAGCTAGTAAAACTGATTTAATAATCACCAGAAACTACAAATCCCTGGAAATTCTTAAATCCGCAGGTGTGACTGCCCCCATAGAAGTTACTGCCGATTGTGCATTTGAATTGAAATTAAATCCCGATAATTACAATTTTATAAAAGAAACTTGGCCTGAAGCCGAAAATAAGTTGGTGGGACTTTCTGTGGTGGATTTTTACTTGTGGCCAGTGGTCATTCGGCCCTGGGGGAGGTCTGAAGACCAGTATAAATGGCCTTATTATTTCTCCAGTTCCCCTAAAAGGGACCATCAAAGAGAAGCACTAGCAAATTCCTGGGCCCAAATGGCCGATCATCTTATTCAAAAATACCAGCAGAATGTAGCATTAATATGTATGGAGGACCTGGATGAGCCACTGGCCCGGAAAATTTTGGAAAAAATGCAGTATTCTGAAAAAGCCAAAATATTCTCCTCTAATAAATACAACGCCTCAGAAATGACTGTTCTACTGAGAAACCTCAACCTTCTTCTTACTTCCCGTTATCATGCCTCAGTTTTATCCCTGAGTGAAAAAATCCCGCAAGTTGCCATCGGACATGATACTCGGTTAAAAAATCTTTATAAAGAAATAGGAATCTATGAAGAATACTTTATAGATTATACTGACCCTGATTTATGGCAAAAAGTTAGAAATAAAGCTGAAAAGCTTTTAAAATCACCAGAATCTATGCAAAATACTTTAAAAATAGGTTATGATGATCAATTAAAAAGAGCACAGAAAAATAAAAATTTGCTAAAAGAGTTCCTTAAAAGATCTTTAAACAGGAAGGGCATGCAATGAACTCCCCTATCAAAAATTCTACTAAAAATCAATCCATTTCCACACCATTTATCCAGAAAACACCTGTAAAAAAATTAATAGTCCTTCTTACCGGAGCTAATGGTTTTATTGGGACATATATTGCTCAGGAATTACTCCAACGAAAAGATGTACAAATTTTAGCAATGGTAAGGGGGAAAAATGATTTTGATGCTAAAATCCGACTAAAAAGAGCATGGAGGGAGTATCCCTATCTTATTGAAAGCTTAAATGACGGAAAAATAGAGATATTGAACGGAGATGTCACTGAAAAAAATCTGGGTCTGAAGGATTCTCAGTATAATATGCTGGTTCACAATATAAGCCACATCATACATACTGTAGCTGATTTAAGACTGAATGGCCCATTAAATGAACTCAGGAAGACTAATGTAAGGGGTACTAAAAATGTTCTGTATCTAGCCCAAAAAGTTGATGAAAATCATGGCTTAGAAAGGTTTTCATTTTTATCCACCGCTTATGTGGCTGGAAAGCGTGAAGGAGATATTTTAGAAAGTGATTTGGATTCATGCAACGGTTTTTCCAGTAACTATGAAAAAAGTAAATTTGAAGCAGAGATGGAAGTAAAAAAATCCCAAATTCCTTTTTCTATATTCCGCCCAGGAATGGTGGTGGGAGATTCTAAAACTGGACAGATAAAAACTTTTAATACCGTTTATGTTCCACTTAGACTTTATTTAACTGGTAAATTAAGATTTTTACCTATTTCTCCCTCCAGTAAGATTAATCTAGTCCCAGTAGACTACATTAGCCAATCGGTAGTAGATTTAACATTTAATGATAAAGCTCAGAATTTAACCTTCCATTTAACCGCTCCTAACGAAGCTTTACCTAGTGTAAGGGAACTGATAGAATACACTCGAAAGTGGGCATCCACTAATTTAGGAGTTAATCTCCCTCGGCCTTTATTTTTACCACTACCTCAACAATGGGCTGAAAAAATCCTTAAATTTATATTTAAAGACATTAAAAAGTCTAAAAGTACTGAAGGGTTCGATAAATCAGTATTAGGAATACTTGCACCATACATACAGGAAAATCGACGTTTTAATCGGGAAAATACTGAGAAGCTCTCAGTAACTTATCCTCACCAGTGGAAAAATTTTATAGATAATATACTAAAATACGCCGTTTACATGGGATTCTTCCATCGTTCAGAGCGTACCGTTCATGAACAAATAACTTACCGCCTTAAAAGCAGAAGTTTTCCTGTAGAATGCTTTGATATTGTTAATGGACAGTTAATCAAACGATCAGGTCCAGATATAAGAAAAAAAATTATTCTGGCAGCTAATGCTTTACAAAAATTAGGTGTTAAACCACAAGATCGAGTAGCCATCTTAGGATTCAATAGCACCCGTTATTTTATTTTAGATGTGGCTATAGGCCTTTTAGGGGCAGTAAGTGTTCCATTATATTATACTAGCCCATTAAATGAAATAAAAGACCTGATAAAAGATAGTTCATCAAAATTACTCCTTTTAGGAAATGAAAGCGTACTAAAACAAATAAATGAACTAGATTTAGAAATTCCAGCAGTTTCATTTGCACTAAAATCGAATTTGAAGCATGAATTTGTTGAAGAAGGGTCTAAAAAGTACGATTCCGATCCAGTCCATCATATCATTTCTTGGGAGGAATTTTTGAATATTGGTCTGGAAAATGCCAGCAATGATATTGAAAATACCATACATGTTGATGATGAAGATCAGGAAACTCCCACCAAAATACCCGAAAATAATATAAGAGCTCCTGTTGATTTTGAATCTCTGGCCACCATTAGATACACTTCTGGAACCACAGGAGACCCTCGTGGAGTAATGTTCAATCATGGAAACCTGCGCTGGATGGCAGAATTCATTGCTTCCATGCCCCCCTGGAAAGATAGGACTGAAGGAATTTCTTATTTATCATTTTTACCTATGAATCATGTGGTAGAAGGAATACTTGGCACTTACGCCCCATATTATGCTCCTGCTCCACTAAAACTTTATTTTTTAGAAGATTTTCAAGAATTAGCACATGTTCTCCCCCAGGTAAAACCCAAAGTATTTTTTTCCGTTCCCCGGTTTTATGAAAAATTATGGGATTCTTTCAGTGAAAGTATGTGGGGCAAGATTTACTGTAAAAGCAAAGAACAATGGGGACTAAAAATCGTTTTAAATAAATATTTAGCCAGTTTTCTGGGAAATTTAGTCCTTAAAAAGGCCGGGCTACATAAGTGCTCTCAATTAATCGTGGGCTCTGCCCCTATAAGTGAAAGCCTCATTAAAAAATTTCAAAAACTGGGAATTGAAATCTACAATGCATATGGACTTACTGAAGCCCCTCTGATAACCATCAATAGATTGGGTAATAATCAACCAAACACCGTGGGAAAACCCCTACCCCAGACATGTATTAAAATAGCAAATGATGGGGAAGTACTGGTTAAAGGCCCTCAAGTAACTAAAGGCTACTTTAAACAGGATAGAAGTTCATTATTCTCAGATGAATGGTTATTAACTGGAGATTATGGGCATTTAACAGAAGATGGCAGTTTAGTGATTACTGGCCGTAAAAAAGAAGTCATCATAAACTCTTATGGAAAAACTATCTCCCCGCTTAAAATGGAAGTCCTTATCAAGTCCATAACAGGCATATCTGAGGCTATGGTAATAGGAGAACAAAAACCATATTGTGTAGGACTTATATGGCTAGATAAGCCCAATATATCACTAAAAAATCTTGATTATGCTATTATAAACATTAATTCCAGTTTATCCCACCCAGAACAAATAAAACGATGGGCAATTCTAAAAAATGATCTTTCAATTGATAAAGGCGACCTTACTGCTAATTTAAAGCTTAAAAGAAAATTCATCATAGAAAGATATAGTGAAATTATAAATTGTCTCTATGAAGGAAAATTTTCAGATAATATGCTCCATTTAGGGGCTGCAGAGGATATTTAGGAATTTTACGGTAGTATGGAAAAAAATATGATTATATTAAATGATTATAATTAATTAAATAATAAAATATAAGTAAATTTACTTTAATAGGTTGAATAGGAGATAATATGAATTTTAAACTTTTTTTGCTCTCAATCTGGATTCCCAAGTACTTTTTAAAAAAGGAATTGAATCATTTAGCGGAAATTACCTTAAATCAACTGGATAATCTATTAAAAATTCACTGCCCTACCACTTATCAACAAATTACAAAATTAAAATTTCCTTTAAATGGAAATTTAGAAGAGATTCGCTTGAAAATGGCCCAGGCACATAACATAAGGGTGAATGCTCTCTCAAATGTCCTGGGCCCAGAAGAAACCGTGCAAATTGCACGACCTTTAATGTTTAAAACCGGTTATGAACTAGGATTAGACATTAAAACTCGTCTAGGTTTAAAAGAAGATTTAAATGATTTAATAAAAGCAGCCCATATTTTATACCAGGTTTTAGGTATCGACTTTGAATTCCATGAAGGAGATGGTTGTACCCCCCCTAATTTAAAAAGCTGC is a genomic window of Methanobacteriaceae archaeon containing:
- a CDS encoding flavodoxin family protein, giving the protein MKMKVLAIMGSPRKRGNTYQATQELEKEMRKLGDVKFEYLFLQDAHLEMCRGCFNCLSRGEEFCSLKDDREDIEKRILEADGVIFASPVYCQMVSGLMKNFIDRFAYIFHRPVFFKQRALAICTTAGSGANETLKYLETLHIWGFGKMNKLGIIIPPWPMSEALKKKNQRNIEKSAHEFYKSLEKGGMARPTFNEYVHFRFMKFTSSMGEYFPADHEFYQDKDSYFYPLKISPFKRIGVTIMMKIVLFLMRDMGPAEN
- a CDS encoding polysaccharide pyruvyl transferase family protein — protein: MLKNSSKSSEIPINQNNLNQNNPDLSGEKIKILLVGYNGANNTGSEARLHAIIADLKEILGENVEITVPTLNQENLRRYLKETENIKIVPLPSIYFFTMRKLVKEHDIVILVEGSCYMDTWTSALLWAFLWATKCADDFKKSSMAYAVDAGKLSSLNKRLVKREASKTDLIITRNYKSLEILKSAGVTAPIEVTADCAFELKLNPDNYNFIKETWPEAENKLVGLSVVDFYLWPVVIRPWGRSEDQYKWPYYFSSSPKRDHQREALANSWAQMADHLIQKYQQNVALICMEDLDEPLARKILEKMQYSEKAKIFSSNKYNASEMTVLLRNLNLLLTSRYHASVLSLSEKIPQVAIGHDTRLKNLYKEIGIYEEYFIDYTDPDLWQKVRNKAEKLLKSPESMQNTLKIGYDDQLKRAQKNKNLLKEFLKRSLNRKGMQ
- a CDS encoding AMP-binding protein; translated protein: MNSPIKNSTKNQSISTPFIQKTPVKKLIVLLTGANGFIGTYIAQELLQRKDVQILAMVRGKNDFDAKIRLKRAWREYPYLIESLNDGKIEILNGDVTEKNLGLKDSQYNMLVHNISHIIHTVADLRLNGPLNELRKTNVRGTKNVLYLAQKVDENHGLERFSFLSTAYVAGKREGDILESDLDSCNGFSSNYEKSKFEAEMEVKKSQIPFSIFRPGMVVGDSKTGQIKTFNTVYVPLRLYLTGKLRFLPISPSSKINLVPVDYISQSVVDLTFNDKAQNLTFHLTAPNEALPSVRELIEYTRKWASTNLGVNLPRPLFLPLPQQWAEKILKFIFKDIKKSKSTEGFDKSVLGILAPYIQENRRFNRENTEKLSVTYPHQWKNFIDNILKYAVYMGFFHRSERTVHEQITYRLKSRSFPVECFDIVNGQLIKRSGPDIRKKIILAANALQKLGVKPQDRVAILGFNSTRYFILDVAIGLLGAVSVPLYYTSPLNEIKDLIKDSSSKLLLLGNESVLKQINELDLEIPAVSFALKSNLKHEFVEEGSKKYDSDPVHHIISWEEFLNIGLENASNDIENTIHVDDEDQETPTKIPENNIRAPVDFESLATIRYTSGTTGDPRGVMFNHGNLRWMAEFIASMPPWKDRTEGISYLSFLPMNHVVEGILGTYAPYYAPAPLKLYFLEDFQELAHVLPQVKPKVFFSVPRFYEKLWDSFSESMWGKIYCKSKEQWGLKIVLNKYLASFLGNLVLKKAGLHKCSQLIVGSAPISESLIKKFQKLGIEIYNAYGLTEAPLITINRLGNNQPNTVGKPLPQTCIKIANDGEVLVKGPQVTKGYFKQDRSSLFSDEWLLTGDYGHLTEDGSLVITGRKKEVIINSYGKTISPLKMEVLIKSITGISEAMVIGEQKPYCVGLIWLDKPNISLKNLDYAIININSSLSHPEQIKRWAILKNDLSIDKGDLTANLKLKRKFIIERYSEIINCLYEGKFSDNMLHLGAAEDI